A window from Hymenobacter volaticus encodes these proteins:
- a CDS encoding ferritin-like domain-containing protein, whose product MKQPKQSSSAGRDSVNASQQPSGKASKNTGATNFVDQAKQWLNKGSMGDMISQIEVPKSVKEAGTGALSKVNKLSTTQKVVGGALLAAGVGYLAVRNRKPKSTGQAATLHELLLFVNDRIEGYQRAVDESQDTQLQGYYKQLVSQSQKFATKLNTFLRQQDGTEESSTTAKGKLYRAWMDTKAAVTGADEKAILGSNIYGEEWAIKAYEEALSDNTLTGPLRQEVERQYAQSQKTYKELQKMDGKL is encoded by the coding sequence ATGAAACAACCTAAGCAATCATCTTCAGCCGGCCGCGATTCTGTCAACGCTAGCCAGCAGCCCTCGGGTAAAGCCTCGAAAAACACCGGCGCCACTAATTTTGTCGATCAAGCCAAACAGTGGCTCAACAAAGGAAGCATGGGCGACATGATTAGCCAGATTGAAGTACCTAAATCTGTTAAGGAGGCTGGTACTGGCGCCCTATCGAAAGTCAACAAGCTCAGCACCACGCAGAAAGTAGTGGGCGGAGCGCTACTAGCAGCGGGCGTCGGCTACTTAGCTGTGCGCAACCGCAAGCCCAAATCCACGGGGCAAGCTGCCACGTTGCACGAGTTGTTGCTGTTCGTCAACGACCGGATTGAAGGCTACCAGCGCGCCGTAGACGAAAGCCAGGACACGCAGCTACAAGGCTATTACAAGCAGCTTGTAAGTCAAAGCCAGAAGTTCGCTACCAAACTCAACACGTTTTTGCGCCAGCAGGATGGCACCGAAGAAAGTAGTACCACTGCAAAAGGCAAACTCTACCGGGCTTGGATGGACACGAAAGCAGCCGTAACGGGCGCCGACGAAAAAGCCATTCTTGGTTCCAATATCTACGGCGAGGAATGGGCCATCAAAGCCTACGAAGAAGCTCTGAGTGACAACACCCTGACCGGTCCCCTGCGCCAGGAGGTAGAACGCCAGTATGCTCAGTCGCAGAAAACGTACAAAGAATTGCAGAAGATGGACGGCAAGCTGTAA
- the arfB gene encoding alternative ribosome rescue aminoacyl-tRNA hydrolase ArfB, whose protein sequence is MLPPATDFLPELEFQTSRSSGPGGQNVNKVESRVELRFRLAASELLSDEQKQTLQQKLASKLTAEGELLVVAQEDRSQLRNREIALRKFHDMLTKALHKPKPRKATKPSKGAVRQRLESKKKHGEKKANRGKLNF, encoded by the coding sequence ATGCTACCTCCCGCCACCGATTTTCTGCCCGAATTAGAGTTTCAAACCAGCCGTAGCAGCGGGCCTGGCGGTCAAAACGTGAACAAAGTGGAGTCGCGCGTGGAGTTGCGCTTCCGTCTGGCTGCCTCCGAGTTGCTTTCTGACGAGCAGAAACAAACGCTCCAACAAAAGCTGGCCTCAAAACTCACGGCGGAAGGAGAGTTACTGGTAGTGGCTCAGGAAGACCGGAGCCAGTTGCGCAACCGTGAAATTGCGCTACGCAAGTTCCACGATATGCTCACCAAAGCGCTGCACAAACCCAAGCCCCGCAAAGCCACCAAACCAAGCAAAGGCGCGGTCCGCCAGCGCCTGGAATCCAAAAAGAAGCACGGCGAGAAAAAAGCCAACCGCGGCAAGTTGAATTTCTAG
- a CDS encoding CorA family divalent cation transporter — protein sequence MEVAIHIVRYALNSYVQPAMALTKELDDYEAEIFLKQEVPNALQGLYFLKRKASAAKQLLLLTRDILLMLRRQTAANTTDSTLLQDTQDLQVKVETLYQQLDAGATNLMNLYLSLSSQRTNEAMRVLTVFSAFFLPLTFIAGIYGMNFQHMPELTWRLGYPIAMISMVVISVGIYVWFKRKGWI from the coding sequence GTGGAAGTGGCCATTCATATTGTGCGCTATGCGCTTAACAGCTACGTGCAACCCGCCATGGCCCTCACCAAAGAGCTGGACGACTACGAGGCCGAGATATTTCTGAAGCAGGAAGTACCTAATGCGCTGCAAGGCTTGTACTTCCTAAAGCGCAAAGCTTCGGCAGCCAAGCAATTACTCCTGCTAACCCGCGACATCCTGCTTATGCTTCGGCGCCAAACAGCAGCCAACACCACCGACAGCACGCTGCTCCAAGACACGCAGGACTTGCAAGTGAAAGTGGAAACCTTGTATCAGCAGCTTGATGCCGGTGCTACCAACCTCATGAACTTGTACCTCTCGTTATCGTCGCAGCGCACCAACGAGGCCATGCGGGTACTGACGGTGTTTTCCGCCTTTTTCCTGCCGCTCACCTTTATTGCGGGCATATACGGCATGAACTTTCAGCATATGCCTGAGCTAACCTGGCGGCTTGGCTACCCGATAGCCATGATCAGTATGGTGGTGATATCCGTCGGTATTTATGTGTGGTTCAAGCGCAAAGGCTGGATCTAA
- a CDS encoding CorA family divalent cation transporter, with translation MTEDLLTRQEADFAWLDITSPTAAELKAVAEQYDLPDSLVRDCLEPTHLPKFEANNGLNFVILRVFSMPENNQADTIQELSTKIAIFYTSKYLITVHRRPHPVLSTLKNVARAPAKSAIRLWKWPFILCAMRLTATCNPPWPSPKSWTTTRPRYF, from the coding sequence ATGACTGAAGACCTCCTGACGCGGCAAGAAGCCGACTTCGCTTGGCTCGACATCACCAGCCCAACCGCGGCCGAGCTAAAAGCCGTGGCCGAACAGTACGACCTCCCCGATTCTTTGGTACGCGACTGTCTGGAGCCTACTCACTTACCGAAGTTCGAGGCCAATAACGGCTTGAACTTCGTTATTCTGCGGGTGTTTAGCATGCCCGAAAACAACCAGGCCGATACCATTCAGGAGTTAAGCACCAAGATTGCTATCTTCTACACCTCCAAGTACTTGATTACAGTACACCGGCGGCCTCATCCGGTGCTAAGCACCCTCAAAAACGTAGCCCGTGCCCCGGCGAAGAGTGCGATTCGCCTGTGGAAGTGGCCATTCATATTGTGCGCTATGCGCTTAACAGCTACGTGCAACCCGCCATGGCCCTCACCAAAGAGCTGGACGACTACGAGGCCGAGATATTTCTGA
- a CDS encoding DUF4142 domain-containing protein, which translates to MHKLHETILRRNFLSNSVKGTLALGVGMSTLASLLQSFTFSEDENSGLLLQGAGSITTEAQFRAAIAGPVNTSMLSSQLATTQATNQYAKQFAGFELEETKGMLSILKDMGTTPPPPDAKAQAMMTQMKSATGAAFDKAYITAQLQTHQLLQTLTQGYLASPAPAKSNMMEMHGRHIATLALATIKEHVAITQRLSTVLGG; encoded by the coding sequence ATGCACAAATTACACGAAACCATTCTACGTCGAAATTTTCTGTCGAATTCAGTGAAAGGCACTCTGGCGCTCGGCGTCGGAATGTCCACCCTGGCTTCGTTGCTCCAATCCTTTACTTTCTCGGAAGACGAAAATTCGGGCCTGCTCCTGCAGGGCGCGGGCTCTATCACCACCGAAGCACAGTTTCGGGCCGCCATTGCTGGGCCCGTCAACACCTCGATGCTGAGCAGCCAACTGGCCACTACGCAAGCCACTAATCAGTATGCCAAGCAGTTTGCTGGCTTCGAGCTAGAAGAAACCAAAGGCATGCTGAGCATCCTCAAAGACATGGGCACCACGCCTCCGCCGCCAGATGCAAAAGCGCAAGCCATGATGACGCAAATGAAGTCGGCCACCGGCGCAGCCTTCGACAAAGCCTACATCACGGCGCAACTTCAGACTCACCAGTTGCTGCAAACTCTCACCCAGGGTTACCTCGCCAGCCCTGCCCCCGCCAAAAGTAATATGATGGAGATGCACGGCCGCCACATTGCCACGCTGGCCCTGGCTACCATCAAAGAACACGTGGCCATCACGCAGCGCCTGTCTACGGTGCTAGGAGGCTAG
- the mgtE gene encoding magnesium transporter, with translation MNQHPTTEHITSLIQEGEFFKLKELLKHYEPAELVELIEEEEEREQLIIFRLLPLSLATQVFEYLDLEVQKHFLTNLTQEKITNILNEMSPDDRTALLEFLPDDFVKELIQTLSEPERKVTLELLGYPEYSVGRLMTPDYIAIRENWTVQQVLDYIRRHGGQSETLSVLYVTNNRGVLIDDIRIREFLLADPQKLVRDLMDHRYVSLRAMQDQEEAIDVFRRNDRVALPVVNDEGVLFGIVTIDDILDIREEEDTEDIQKLGGSEALDEPYLATSIWSMVKKRAGWLVILLVGEMLTTSAMHHFEDDLQKAAVLGLFIPLIISAGGNAGSQATSLIIRAMSLGEFTLSDWWLVLRREIQSGLLLGVILGVVGSLRIVLWATVVDPGYFGQYWRLIAITVGFSLLGIVLWGALAGAMLPMLLKRLGLDPATASAPFVATLVDVTGLIIYFSVATMVLSGTLL, from the coding sequence ATGAATCAGCACCCGACCACCGAACACATCACGTCCCTGATTCAGGAGGGCGAGTTTTTTAAACTCAAAGAGCTCCTCAAACATTACGAGCCGGCCGAGCTGGTGGAGTTGATTGAGGAAGAAGAAGAACGGGAACAGCTGATTATTTTTCGACTGTTGCCCCTCAGTTTGGCCACTCAGGTATTTGAGTATCTGGACCTGGAAGTGCAAAAACACTTCTTGACCAATCTGACGCAAGAGAAAATCACCAACATCCTCAACGAAATGTCGCCCGATGACCGGACGGCGCTGCTGGAGTTCCTGCCCGATGATTTCGTGAAGGAACTGATTCAGACGCTGTCGGAGCCGGAGCGCAAGGTGACGCTGGAACTGCTCGGCTACCCCGAGTACTCGGTGGGCCGGTTGATGACCCCCGACTACATTGCCATCCGTGAGAACTGGACCGTGCAGCAGGTGCTCGACTACATTCGGCGCCACGGCGGCCAGTCGGAGACGCTGAGCGTGCTGTACGTAACCAATAACCGGGGGGTACTCATTGACGACATCCGCATTCGGGAGTTTCTGCTGGCCGATCCACAAAAGCTGGTGCGCGACCTGATGGACCACCGCTACGTGTCGCTCAGAGCTATGCAAGACCAAGAGGAGGCCATCGACGTGTTTCGGCGCAACGACCGGGTGGCCTTGCCCGTCGTGAACGATGAAGGGGTGCTGTTCGGCATTGTTACCATTGACGACATTCTGGATATCCGAGAAGAGGAAGACACCGAGGACATTCAGAAGCTGGGCGGTTCAGAGGCTCTCGACGAGCCTTACTTGGCTACCTCTATCTGGAGCATGGTCAAGAAGCGCGCGGGCTGGCTTGTTATTCTGCTGGTCGGCGAGATGCTGACCACTTCGGCCATGCACCATTTCGAAGATGACCTGCAGAAGGCTGCTGTGCTTGGTTTGTTTATCCCGCTTATTATTTCGGCGGGCGGCAATGCTGGCTCACAAGCTACTTCGCTCATTATCCGGGCCATGAGTCTTGGCGAATTCACGCTCAGCGACTGGTGGCTAGTGTTGCGGCGCGAAATTCAATCGGGCTTGCTGCTGGGCGTTATTCTAGGCGTTGTGGGCTCGTTGCGCATCGTGCTGTGGGCCACCGTCGTCGACCCGGGTTATTTCGGCCAATACTGGCGACTGATTGCCATAACGGTAGGCTTTTCGCTGTTGGGCATCGTGCTGTGGGGCGCGTTGGCGGGTGCCATGCTGCCTATGCTGCTCAAGCGCTTAGGCCTCGACCCAGCTACGGCCTCTGCTCCTTTCGTCGCCACGCTCGTGGACGTAACAGGATTAATCATCTACTTCTCGGTGGCTACCATGGTGCTAAGCGGCACGCTGTTGTAG
- a CDS encoding cyanophycinase: protein MPQSTPAALPLGTLVALGGGDDDALLALLCDMLPSLDTPIEILTTASQDHARTAAAYEKAFRELGCTAARHLPVNERHPADAPSTLRRLARAGLVFFTGGDQERITDFIRGTEFLNQLKHRFCTEPTFIVAGTSAGAAALPDHMLVEGYGWRALRKGGIQTVRGLGLLPNLFIDQHFVERGRFGRLMHALLTHPLCLGLGLSEETGIIVRGGTVAEVFGDGVVMTIDARHLRGNNVGRAGRGEPVSGQDLRVHMLVAGQQLDLRTRQVTNNVQD, encoded by the coding sequence ATGCCCCAATCGACGCCTGCTGCTCTGCCACTCGGCACACTCGTTGCCCTCGGTGGTGGCGACGATGATGCCCTGCTCGCGCTGCTCTGCGACATGCTGCCTTCTCTCGATACGCCAATTGAGATTCTAACTACGGCCTCGCAGGACCATGCCCGAACGGCCGCGGCCTACGAAAAAGCGTTTCGGGAGCTTGGCTGTACTGCGGCTCGCCACTTGCCCGTCAACGAGCGGCACCCCGCCGATGCACCCTCCACCTTGCGCCGTCTTGCCCGCGCTGGCTTAGTGTTCTTCACCGGCGGCGACCAAGAGCGCATCACCGATTTCATTCGCGGTACCGAGTTTTTGAACCAGTTGAAGCACCGCTTCTGCACCGAGCCCACCTTTATTGTGGCCGGTACCAGTGCCGGCGCCGCCGCGTTGCCCGACCATATGCTCGTGGAAGGATACGGTTGGCGAGCCTTGCGCAAAGGCGGCATCCAGACCGTGCGTGGCCTTGGACTCTTACCAAACTTGTTCATCGATCAGCATTTTGTGGAGCGGGGGCGGTTTGGGCGCCTCATGCATGCCCTGCTGACCCATCCGCTTTGCTTAGGTTTGGGCTTGTCGGAGGAGACGGGCATCATTGTCCGTGGGGGTACGGTGGCCGAAGTATTTGGCGATGGAGTAGTGATGACGATTGATGCCCGCCACTTGCGTGGCAACAACGTCGGGCGGGCCGGTCGAGGCGAGCCAGTGAGCGGACAAGACTTGCGCGTGCACATGCTGGTGGCTGGCCAGCAACTCGATCTGCGCACCCGGCAGGTTACCAACAACGTGCAAGACTGA
- a CDS encoding OmpP1/FadL family transporter, which produces MNFKFLLLAGGTLLSSTAASAGGYQVTLAGQKNNGMGGVGVGLSLDQAAMFYNPGALAMVKDRGVQLGVNATLARNAFVAEGGSQQRQLRNSTVTPFNLYAGFGPAEGKFRAGIAVYTPFGSKLQYANGWEGRTSLTDITLESIYVQPTFSYAITDQLSIGAGLMILAYGSVNLQRDIPLPDSFGHIELDGKAENKVGYNAGIFFKPSDKLSVGISYRSKIDAQVKDGDVTFTNVSPSFASRFEATKFGATLPLPATTSIGIGIMPNENLTIGLDANFVEWSKYRVLRFDFDKQVNGNTFSESKRFYQDALTFRVGGQYKLTSGLTVRAGGSYDMTPVKDGYVTPETPDNDRISGTLGASYSFGKFGVDLSSQFVSIQKRTQTQQDLLNNGTTDRIAGTYKTNIVIPGLGLNYNF; this is translated from the coding sequence ATGAACTTCAAATTTTTACTTCTCGCAGGGGGGACGCTGCTCTCAAGCACGGCGGCTTCGGCGGGCGGCTACCAAGTAACGCTAGCCGGGCAGAAAAATAACGGTATGGGCGGCGTTGGTGTGGGCTTGTCCCTCGACCAGGCCGCTATGTTCTACAACCCTGGTGCCTTGGCTATGGTGAAGGATAGAGGTGTGCAGCTTGGCGTGAATGCCACGCTGGCACGCAATGCCTTCGTAGCCGAAGGCGGAAGCCAGCAGCGCCAACTTCGCAACAGCACCGTAACGCCTTTCAACTTATACGCAGGTTTTGGACCCGCTGAAGGTAAATTCCGGGCGGGCATTGCCGTTTATACGCCTTTTGGTAGCAAACTCCAGTACGCCAATGGGTGGGAAGGCCGCACTTCCCTGACTGATATTACGCTGGAGTCGATTTATGTTCAGCCAACGTTCAGCTACGCCATTACCGACCAATTGAGCATCGGGGCGGGCCTGATGATTTTGGCGTATGGTTCTGTAAACCTGCAGCGCGACATTCCACTGCCCGATTCTTTCGGCCACATCGAGTTGGATGGCAAAGCTGAAAACAAGGTGGGCTACAACGCTGGTATCTTTTTCAAGCCTTCCGATAAGTTGAGCGTCGGTATTAGCTACCGCTCCAAGATTGATGCGCAAGTAAAGGACGGCGACGTAACCTTTACTAATGTGTCGCCGAGCTTCGCCTCGCGCTTCGAAGCCACCAAATTTGGTGCTACGCTGCCCCTGCCTGCTACTACCAGCATCGGTATCGGCATAATGCCCAATGAGAACCTGACCATCGGGTTGGATGCCAACTTTGTGGAGTGGAGCAAGTACCGAGTGTTACGCTTCGACTTCGACAAGCAAGTGAACGGGAATACCTTTAGTGAGTCGAAGCGCTTCTACCAAGATGCCCTTACCTTCCGCGTAGGTGGGCAATACAAACTCACTAGCGGCCTGACCGTGCGCGCCGGCGGTTCCTACGACATGACCCCGGTGAAGGATGGCTATGTAACGCCCGAAACCCCCGACAATGACCGCATCAGCGGTACTCTGGGCGCTTCGTACTCGTTCGGCAAATTTGGAGTGGACCTGTCAAGCCAATTCGTTTCCATTCAGAAGCGTACGCAAACTCAGCAGGATTTGCTCAACAACGGTACCACTGACCGGATTGCCGGTACTTACAAAACTAATATTGTGATTCCGGGCCTGGGCCTGAACTACAACTTCTAA
- a CDS encoding SGNH/GDSL hydrolase family protein: MTTSLFRKCAPVVALMGLGLTACQPDLEDDFTPSAGTADFSRYIAVGNSLTAGYSDGGLYLEGQLSSYPNLLAGQFRAAGGGDFVQPLFQTGQENGSGYLRLTGIVNGSPVTAPVTTNLALRAGATAARPLYTKYTEPVNNLAVPNIRLSDIETAGFGNTQTSPSNALTFNSYFERITPDGNNQTYLARVAASNPTFFTNWLGNNDVLGFATAGGAANSLTPTATFTDKNNKVIDALTANGAKGLVATIPNVTNIPFFTTVGPAFKTTLTAANVPGLVIQTGAALGGPASGNRKQITTADIRDASGNGRQLFTLISSPFLTLLNQRSGRAWRYVYSQSGQPAAGFPLFLAAYGIDTTATFGTSAGNPIPSLFVLDDVEQGQVLTATTAFNAAITAKANEKGLAIFDANTFFTRVAASGIVTNGVTNNANFITGNLFSLDGVHPTPRGYAIVANEMISAINAKYGSNISQVNPNDYRGVKFPQ; this comes from the coding sequence ATGACTACTTCTCTATTTCGTAAGTGCGCCCCGGTTGTGGCGCTGATGGGTTTGGGTCTTACCGCCTGCCAACCCGACCTGGAAGACGACTTCACGCCTAGCGCCGGCACCGCTGATTTCTCCCGCTACATTGCCGTTGGCAACTCTCTCACGGCTGGCTACTCCGATGGAGGCTTGTACCTGGAAGGACAATTAAGCTCTTATCCTAACTTACTAGCTGGCCAGTTTCGGGCAGCTGGTGGCGGCGACTTTGTGCAACCGCTGTTTCAAACTGGGCAAGAAAATGGCTCGGGCTATCTGCGTCTGACGGGCATTGTCAACGGCTCTCCTGTTACGGCTCCTGTAACTACCAATTTAGCTTTGCGGGCGGGCGCTACAGCTGCTCGCCCACTGTACACGAAGTATACCGAGCCAGTGAATAACTTGGCTGTGCCTAATATCCGCCTTTCGGATATTGAAACCGCGGGATTTGGCAACACGCAAACATCACCGTCAAATGCTCTTACGTTCAACTCGTATTTTGAACGTATTACCCCCGATGGCAACAACCAAACGTATCTGGCCCGGGTAGCGGCTTCCAATCCTACCTTCTTCACCAACTGGCTTGGCAATAACGATGTGCTTGGTTTTGCTACAGCAGGCGGAGCAGCAAACTCTCTGACGCCTACCGCAACCTTTACGGACAAAAACAACAAGGTTATTGATGCCTTGACGGCAAACGGGGCAAAAGGATTGGTAGCAACTATTCCTAATGTAACCAACATTCCCTTTTTCACGACAGTTGGCCCTGCATTCAAAACAACATTGACAGCAGCCAACGTACCTGGTTTAGTAATTCAAACGGGTGCTGCACTAGGCGGACCAGCTTCGGGTAACCGGAAGCAGATTACTACTGCCGACATTCGTGATGCTAGTGGTAATGGCAGGCAGTTGTTTACACTCATCTCTTCTCCATTCCTGACCTTACTCAACCAGCGTTCAGGACGAGCTTGGCGTTATGTGTACAGCCAGAGTGGTCAGCCGGCTGCTGGTTTTCCGTTGTTTTTAGCTGCCTATGGTATCGACACTACTGCTACGTTCGGCACTAGTGCAGGCAATCCAATACCTAGCTTGTTTGTGCTTGATGACGTAGAACAGGGGCAGGTACTAACGGCTACCACAGCTTTCAACGCTGCTATCACGGCTAAAGCCAACGAGAAAGGACTCGCTATTTTCGACGCTAATACGTTCTTTACTCGTGTTGCGGCATCAGGAATTGTTACGAATGGTGTTACCAACAATGCTAATTTCATTACTGGCAATCTGTTCTCGCTCGATGGGGTGCATCCTACACCTCGGGGCTACGCCATTGTGGCCAATGAGATGATTAGTGCCATCAACGCCAAATACGGTTCTAATATCTCGCAAGTGAATCCGAACGACTACCGCGGGGTTAAATTTCCTCAGTAA
- a CDS encoding YpdA family putative bacillithiol disulfide reductase — MVDVVVIGAGPVGLACALEVQRCGLTAVVVDKGALVNSIIGYPTNMEFFSTPELLEIGGHPFPVSSYKPLREDGIDYYRRVAQTENLNLRLYERVTGLEGEPGNYEVVTEKERINCRYVIVATGFYDVPNYLNVPGEDLPHVSHYYKEPYAHAHQDVVVIGAKNSSAKAALQLLRAGARVTMIVRGAEISNSVKYWIRPDLLNRIKEGRIKVHFNATIERILTDIVKIDTPEGPLTIPASYVYALTGYHPDFSFLAALGITCELDAAQTPTHDAETLETNLPGVYLAGTVCGGLNTSRWFIENGRYHAQVIAAHLAGQPAPALPEVLQPVQLTPQS; from the coding sequence ATGGTTGATGTAGTTGTAATTGGGGCTGGCCCAGTAGGCTTGGCTTGCGCGCTGGAAGTGCAGCGGTGTGGGCTTACAGCCGTTGTGGTTGATAAGGGCGCGCTGGTGAATTCTATTATCGGCTACCCCACCAACATGGAATTCTTCTCGACGCCTGAATTGCTGGAAATAGGAGGTCACCCGTTCCCGGTCAGCAGCTATAAGCCGCTGCGTGAAGACGGCATCGACTATTACCGCCGCGTGGCTCAGACCGAGAACCTGAACCTGCGCCTCTACGAACGAGTAACAGGATTGGAAGGCGAGCCCGGCAACTACGAAGTAGTGACGGAGAAGGAGCGCATCAATTGCCGCTATGTTATTGTAGCCACTGGCTTCTACGACGTACCCAACTACCTCAACGTACCCGGCGAAGACCTTCCCCACGTTAGCCACTACTACAAGGAGCCATATGCCCACGCGCATCAAGATGTAGTGGTAATAGGCGCCAAGAATTCGTCGGCGAAGGCGGCATTGCAGTTGCTACGGGCCGGCGCCCGCGTGACGATGATCGTGCGGGGCGCTGAAATCAGCAACTCCGTCAAGTACTGGATTCGACCTGATTTGCTGAACCGCATCAAGGAAGGTCGTATCAAAGTGCACTTCAATGCTACCATCGAGCGTATTCTAACCGATATCGTGAAGATTGATACGCCCGAAGGCCCGCTTACTATTCCGGCCTCCTACGTATATGCCCTCACCGGCTACCACCCCGACTTCAGCTTCCTGGCTGCTCTTGGCATTACCTGTGAGCTAGATGCCGCCCAAACTCCTACCCACGACGCTGAGACCCTAGAAACCAATCTCCCCGGCGTGTACCTGGCAGGCACTGTGTGCGGCGGCCTTAACACCAGCCGTTGGTTTATTGAGAATGGCCGCTACCACGCCCAGGTCATAGCCGCGCACCTGGCCGGTCAGCCAGCACCCGCGCTACCCGAAGTCTTGCAGCCGGTGCAACTCACGCCGCAGTCGTAG
- a CDS encoding class I SAM-dependent methyltransferase — translation MRTCDLCGHTAFRPRPFYYTLEGQRLQGMQCQNCELVFLDPQPTPAQLERLYGKEYFTERPNYDRTAQDRKFIEEGATLDLSQPRADKFTDYMMRNYPGRRFRYLEVGCGPGYTLKSLQSLGWETHGLEISAHAADFARRELGLPVVTGNIETTEDFHENQFDLAYLGDVLEHLLSPSAAVAKFGRILAPGGLLVLALPSVLNLPSMRAGFALYSALGRQRRMDLPPYHLYEFTPTTIRKLLAKHKFEVVDLLNPVKKPQQIRLGGNPVEQAGKLLGQYPTYWLNQLTGRFGDRMFVVAKNGK, via the coding sequence ATGCGCACTTGCGACTTATGCGGGCATACGGCGTTTCGGCCGCGCCCTTTCTATTATACGTTGGAGGGGCAGCGCTTGCAGGGCATGCAATGCCAAAATTGTGAGTTGGTGTTTCTGGACCCCCAGCCAACGCCGGCCCAGCTAGAGCGGCTCTACGGCAAAGAGTACTTCACCGAGCGCCCCAACTACGATCGCACGGCCCAGGACCGCAAGTTCATTGAAGAAGGTGCCACGCTCGATCTGAGCCAGCCCCGCGCCGATAAGTTCACCGATTATATGATGCGTAACTACCCTGGCCGCCGCTTCCGGTATCTGGAGGTAGGGTGCGGACCGGGCTACACGCTCAAAAGCCTGCAAAGCTTAGGGTGGGAAACGCACGGACTCGAAATATCAGCCCACGCCGCTGATTTTGCTCGCCGTGAGCTAGGCTTGCCTGTCGTGACGGGCAACATCGAAACCACCGAAGATTTCCACGAAAACCAGTTCGACCTAGCATATCTCGGCGACGTGCTAGAGCATTTGCTGTCACCGTCGGCCGCCGTGGCCAAGTTTGGGCGCATTCTGGCGCCGGGTGGATTGCTGGTATTGGCGTTGCCAAGCGTGCTCAATCTGCCAAGTATGCGGGCTGGCTTCGCCCTCTATAGTGCGCTAGGCCGGCAGCGCCGTATGGATTTGCCACCTTATCACCTCTACGAATTCACGCCCACCACTATCCGCAAGCTGCTAGCCAAGCATAAGTTCGAGGTCGTTGATTTGCTGAATCCCGTCAAGAAGCCTCAGCAAATCCGGCTGGGCGGCAATCCGGTGGAGCAAGCGGGCAAACTGCTCGGGCAGTATCCCACTTATTGGCTCAACCAACTTACTGGCCGTTTCGGTGACCGGATGTTTGTGGTGGCCAAGAATGGAAAATAG
- a CDS encoding lipocalin family protein, whose protein sequence is MKQLLPCISLALASALGSCTNDKKEEPSPQIDSQLLTSNTWKLTAETQTVGNAEPVAKYSTSDVGANDNTLKFLADYSLRMDEGATKDSHISLQTVSGKWKLSGKTLTIVVAPFTRQCVIQELTATKLIVRVDETLDGDQRVTRYMYEAQ, encoded by the coding sequence GTGAAACAACTATTGCCATGTATCTCGCTGGCTTTGGCCAGCGCTTTGGGTTCCTGCACCAACGATAAAAAGGAAGAACCATCTCCTCAAATCGATTCACAACTTCTGACCTCTAACACCTGGAAACTGACTGCCGAGACACAAACTGTGGGTAATGCAGAACCAGTTGCTAAGTATTCTACATCTGATGTCGGCGCAAACGACAACACCTTGAAGTTCTTGGCAGACTACAGCCTTAGAATGGATGAAGGTGCCACAAAGGATAGCCACATCAGCTTACAGACCGTCTCGGGAAAATGGAAGTTGAGCGGCAAAACGCTCACCATAGTTGTGGCACCATTCACTCGGCAGTGTGTCATCCAAGAGCTTACTGCTACTAAGTTAATAGTGAGAGTTGACGAAACACTAGACGGGGACCAGAGAGTAACTCGGTATATGTATGAAGCACAGTAA